Below is a genomic region from Actinomycetota bacterium.
AATTGCTACTCCAGCCAGTCAAGCGACTGAACCGCAAGTCTCCTACCTACCTGACTTGCACCCGCGCTGCGTCGAGGTGAACCCTCCCACCCAACGCGTGCAAAGCCCGGCGTCGAGTAGGAAGATGGCGCCGTGCGGTTCCGCGTCCTCGGTGGGTTCGGCGTCGACGGCATCGCCGAGCGGGATCTGGGCAGCCGCAAGGCGCGGACGCTCTTGAAGGTGCTGGTGCTGGCCCGCACGTCGCCGGTGAGCGGCTCCGGCACCGGCGGCAGACCCTGGGCGAGGGCGTGAACCCGCTCGCGCGCCGTCGGGCGCAGCAGTTGGTTGGCCGCGCGGAGCAGGGCGAAGAAGGACCGGTCGGCGATGTTGCCGGTCCACCTCATCGCGGTCGAGCACAACACCATGGCCGACACCCGGTCCGGGTGGCGTCGCCAGAACACCTGCGCCAGCGCCCCGCCGAGCGAGTAGCCGATCGCCGTCACCTGCGGCAGCTCCAACACGTCCAGCAGCGCGGCGGCGTCGTCGACGCAGTCGTCGAGCCGGAACCGCTCGCTACGGATCCCGCGCCCGTGCCAGCGCTGATCGAAGGCGACGACCCGGTACCGCTCGGCGAGCGCCCCGATGGTCGTGAACCACGTCAGGTGGGTCGTGGTGCCGAGCCCGTGGAACAGCAGCAGGGTCGGGGCGTCCTGGCTCGGACCGGGGACGTCCACGACGAAGGTCTCGCCGCGGTCCGGCAGCTCCAGCACGCGACCCTCGGGTACGGCGATCCGCTCGGTCAGCGGGAGGTCGGCGGGGCGCAGTCGGCGCATCGCACCCATGGCGAACCGTGCGGCCACCCCGAGAGCTCGGCGCGCGTTGGCTCGTTCCAACGGAGGGCTCACGCGGACGCCTTCGTGTAGGCGCCGCCATCGCCGTCATCGCCGGGGTCGAGCGCGTCCCCGGGATCGTCGTCGCTGTCGAGCTCGGCGAGTGCTGCAGGGAAGTACGACGCCAGCGCCTCGACATCGGGCAGCAGATCGGGACATGCCAGCAGCGAGAAGTTCATCCGGTCGACGTAGGACCACACCGTCACGTTCAGCCCGATCCCCTCGATCAGCGGGCCGACGCTGAACAGGTCGGACAGGCGGGCGCCACCGATGCTCACCGGCTCGCGTGGGCCGGGGACGTTGGACACGATCGTGTTGAACGGTGGAGGGTGCAGACGTGCCGCCCCCCAGCGTGAGTACAGCTGCATCAACCAGGACAGCGGGGCCGGTGGCGTGAACTGCGTCCAGTCGGTGAGCATGGTGGGGCCGAGGCGCTGCTGGATCTGCTTGGCGTGGTGGGCGATCCGGCTGATCCGCGCGAGCCGCTCGGTCGGGTCATCGACGTCGGTCGCCAGCGTCGTGAAGAGGTTGGACACGCGGTTGCCGACGAGCCGTGG
It encodes:
- a CDS encoding alpha/beta hydrolase — its product is MGAMRRLRPADLPLTERIAVPEGRVLELPDRGETFVVDVPGPSQDAPTLLLFHGLGTTTHLTWFTTIGALAERYRVVAFDQRWHGRGIRSERFRLDDCVDDAAALLDVLELPQVTAIGYSLGGALAQVFWRRHPDRVSAMVLCSTAMRWTGNIADRSFFALLRAANQLLRPTARERVHALAQGLPPVPEPLTGDVRASTSTFKSVRALRLPRSRSAMPSTPNPPRTRNRTAPSSYSTPGFARVGWEGSPRRSAGASQVGRRLAVQSLDWLE